The genomic stretch CTCCTGAATAGTAAACGGCTGCAATTCAGTCTCATACCCATAGCGCTCAAACTCGCTTTTTATGTACTGAACGGCTTGGTACTCCCCTTCCGTACCAGCTGCACGAGGTTGCTTTGATAAGAGGGCAATGTTGTTATACATGTTTTCACTACTGATTTTCTTTATTACTTTGTTGTCAAACGCATGGTCAGCTTGTTCATTTGGAGCAGGCTTCGCAGCATCAACCGAGAAAGACATTGGACTGAGAACCAACCCCGTCGCCAGGGCTACTGTAATCGCTTTCTTTTGCAATCAAAATTCCTCCTTAAGATTAAGATATCAGCATAATTATTCCATTAATTGAATGTTTAGTAAATTGAGGGATCTAGGTTAAAAAGAGATAGTGCAGTAAAAATTGGACTTTTAACCTATAAGAAATTGCACTAATTTACTCTAGTTCAGTCGAAATTAAGATATATGTGTAGAGAAAATGAGCATTCTCGGTCATTTTTCAGTCGTATTTATTTTTGATCGTTTTGACCACTTACGACTACTTAAGAAATCATCATTTAAACAAATCAACAAAGAGCCCTTCAAAGATGAAGAGCTCTTGAACGATCAATCTTTAGCTTGCGTTCGACAAATTCTCTCAAAAAGCGGGTGGTGACAGGCACCGTTATCACGCTCTCCACAATCTCAAGAGCACATCCTCCTGCACCGCCGCATGCTTCTTCGTCGTTAGTAAACTGACGCTCACATAACCAAGTAGCGACAGTAACACCGGCAACACTACGGTATGCATCCCAAACGCATTTGGCATAAACGTATGAAAGCCAATATAACTGCCAACACCAACGAGAATGGATGCCATTGCACCACTCGCATTTCCTTGTTTCCAGTAGAGTCCCATGACAACTGGCCAAATAAAGGCCGCTTCAAGTCCCCCAAACGAAAATAGATTTAACCAGATAAGAAGTTCAGGCGGATTTACGGCCATCGCAAATACCAATACGCCTAATATTGCGGTCACTCCTACGCTAAATCGCTTGATCGTATGATCGCTTGCTTCAGGCTTCACATAATTCAAGTAAATGTCTTTCACGATCGCAGAACTAACGAGAAGTAACAGAGAGTCAACTGTCGACATGATCGCAGCCATTGGAGCTGCTAGAACAATCCCAGCAAGCCAGGATGGCAGCACCTCTAGTGCAATTCTCGGCATTACCGTATCGCCAACTTCAATTCCAGGTAAAACGGCACGTGCAAATACGCCGGTGAGGTGCATTCCAAGCATGATCACACCTACGACGATTGTTCCGATAATGAGAGCGCGATGCATACCTTTTGAACTTTTATAAGACATGGCTCTGACAGCCACTTGTGGTAACCCGACAACACCAACGCCAACCAAAATCCAGAAAGATGAGACGTACAGCGGTGTCAGAGATTGATCAGCGCCAAATGGAGAGATCAAATCTGGATTTTCAGCTCCTAGCGTCGTGATGATATTTTCAACACCTCCGCCAGAAACGACTGTTCCGATAAGAATGACTAGTGTTCCACCGAACATCACAACGCCCTGAACTGTGTCTGTAATCGCTACCGCTCGAAATCCACCGATAATAACGTAGACAAGAACCGAGGCGGCAAAAAGAAACAGCGCTCCTGTATAAGGTAGACCGGTTAACGATTCAATGAGTCGCGCGCCACCAATCCACTGAGCGGCCATCGCAGAAAACAAGAAAATGATAATACTAAGCGCAGATAAAATAACCACGCCTTTACTCTGATAACGCTCCTTTAGGAAATCAATTAACGTAACTGCTCGAATTTTCCGAGCCATAATGGCAAACTTCTTCCCGAGCACGGATAATACAAAATAACCAGTGGCGAGCTGAGTCATCGATAAGAGGACCCAACCAAGTCCCATTGTATAAGCAACACCAGGACCACCAATGAAGCTACTTGCACTTCCATATGTAGAAACCATCGTCATCGCAAGAATAAATCCACCAAGTTCACGGCTTCCAAGAAAATACTCCTGCAAAAAGTTGGAAGTTGATTTCAAATGGGTAGAAGCATAGAATCCGATCAAAAAAATGATAACGAGAAAGATAAGGAGTGGAATCACAACGTCCCAGTTCATTCGCCTTCCTCCTCATCAAACGGAACTTCTTTAAACAAGAAGACAACCGCTAAAATCACGAGGACGATCACAATCCCCGTTCCGAGCACACAGCTGTAGAAAAACCACGCTGGCAGCCCCCATATATAATGATAGTCTTCCACTGGTTTCGATCCAAAACCGTAAGCAAACCCATACCATAAAATAAAATTAATGATAACAAGAACGACGCCGATGAGCGCTTCACGATTGGCGATTCGATAGCGTGGATCATCTTTTGGCATCTTATCGTGTTGCTCCATGCTTTTCCTCCTTTAAGACAAACCTCGTTCTATTATAACCAGAAGAAAGCTTCAACCATAGTGATAAGATTTTATCGTGATTTGATCAGTTGGTAAAACATTAAGAAACGCCGATCATGGACCGGCGCTTTGGTTTATTTCCTTTTTAAACAAACGTTTATTTAAGCACAACTATGCCTTCCGATAAGCCCTTCTCTCAGCATAAGACACACACTTATAACAAACCGGCTTCCGATTGCCCTCATCATCCAAATAATACTGTGGACGTACAGGCTTCTTCTTACAAATCATACATTTCTCTAACCCCATCATTCTTCCAAAGAACCCCTTCATTACTGTCACCCTCTCTACCTTTAATAAACTAAATGAAAGCAATATGAAACACAACACCCGCGCATCGCCAAAAATCCTGTTAAACTAATAAGACAACTTACGACAAATACCGGGTGGTGACAGGCACCATGCCACCACGCCACACATCCCGC from Bacillus sp. Cs-700 encodes the following:
- a CDS encoding YhdT family protein, producing the protein MEQHDKMPKDDPRYRIANREALIGVVLVIINFILWYGFAYGFGSKPVEDYHYIWGLPAWFFYSCVLGTGIVIVLVILAVVFLFKEVPFDEEEGE
- the panF gene encoding sodium/pantothenate symporter; the protein is MNWDVVIPLLIFLVIIFLIGFYASTHLKSTSNFLQEYFLGSRELGGFILAMTMVSTYGSASSFIGGPGVAYTMGLGWVLLSMTQLATGYFVLSVLGKKFAIMARKIRAVTLIDFLKERYQSKGVVILSALSIIIFLFSAMAAQWIGGARLIESLTGLPYTGALFLFAASVLVYVIIGGFRAVAITDTVQGVVMFGGTLVILIGTVVSGGGVENIITTLGAENPDLISPFGADQSLTPLYVSSFWILVGVGVVGLPQVAVRAMSYKSSKGMHRALIIGTIVVGVIMLGMHLTGVFARAVLPGIEVGDTVMPRIALEVLPSWLAGIVLAAPMAAIMSTVDSLLLLVSSAIVKDIYLNYVKPEASDHTIKRFSVGVTAILGVLVFAMAVNPPELLIWLNLFSFGGLEAAFIWPVVMGLYWKQGNASGAMASILVGVGSYIGFHTFMPNAFGMHTVVLPVLLSLLGYVSVSLLTTKKHAAVQEDVLLRLWRA